In Janthinobacterium rivuli, a single genomic region encodes these proteins:
- a CDS encoding glutathione S-transferase family protein gives MHSITSPAGSLELYTDSSPNGFKATIALAELGLPYQLRHVRIEQGEHRLPAFLALNPHGRIPVLVDHDTGVTVFESAAILLYLAGKTGRLLPKAPAQRWAAITWLQFHAASMGPMLGQRVHFEIAEAGANAAATAHFRQLCGAALSSMDGRLANHAYLGGDAYSIADIASFGWLHIADLIGFKLDDWPHVGAWYARVAARPAVQLGITIPAPATGA, from the coding sequence ATGCACAGCATCACATCCCCGGCCGGTTCGCTTGAACTCTACACCGACAGCTCGCCCAACGGTTTCAAAGCCACCATCGCGCTGGCCGAACTGGGTTTGCCCTACCAATTGCGCCACGTGCGCATCGAGCAGGGCGAACACCGCTTGCCCGCTTTCCTGGCCCTCAATCCGCATGGACGCATTCCCGTGCTGGTCGACCACGACACGGGCGTCACCGTGTTCGAATCGGCCGCCATCCTGCTGTACCTGGCCGGGAAAACGGGGCGGCTGCTGCCGAAGGCGCCCGCGCAGCGCTGGGCCGCCATCACCTGGCTGCAATTCCACGCGGCCAGCATGGGGCCGATGCTGGGCCAGCGCGTGCATTTCGAGATCGCCGAGGCAGGCGCGAATGCGGCCGCCACGGCGCACTTTCGCCAGTTGTGCGGCGCGGCGCTGTCCAGCATGGATGGCCGCCTGGCGAACCACGCCTACCTGGGCGGCGACGCCTATTCCATCGCCGACATCGCCAGCTTTGGCTGGCTGCATATCGCCGACCTGATCGGTTTCAAGCTCGATGACTGGCCGCACGTGGGCGCCTGGTACGCCCGCGTGGCGGCCCGCCCGGCCGTGCAGCTGGGCATCACCATTCCCGCGCCCGCGACGGGCGCCTGA
- a CDS encoding LLM class oxidoreductase, whose product MDITQGASSQAFTQHRGYRRMFAPGALTVGIYLPLRFYQGDMRALAGQADLVAAMDRQGFAAAWVRDIPLFDPRFGDAGQLFDPWTYLAYLAARTDSLALATGSAIFTLRHPIDLAKAAASIDQLSGGRLVLGTASGDRASEFPAYGVPYATRGERYAQAVQLFRQLLRAGPASVKGPLGSIEGLELLPKPVAGAIPLVVTSSSGQPLAWIGRHADGWLTYPEATDTPEGPRRLADKIRAWRRCIPDGGFRPHMCNEWLDLVDDPDYPRTPVRSGYVLRTGRKGLIDLLGEWREAGVNHAALGIQHGQRPAAEVLQELAQEVLPHFPSHAAPPSAVPRW is encoded by the coding sequence ATGGACATCACGCAAGGCGCTTCATCGCAAGCCTTCACGCAGCACCGCGGCTACCGCCGCATGTTCGCGCCCGGCGCGCTCACCGTCGGCATTTATCTGCCGCTGCGCTTTTACCAGGGCGACATGCGGGCGCTGGCCGGCCAGGCCGACCTGGTCGCCGCCATGGACAGGCAGGGCTTTGCCGCCGCCTGGGTGCGCGACATTCCCCTGTTCGACCCGCGCTTCGGCGATGCGGGCCAGCTGTTCGACCCGTGGACCTACCTCGCTTACCTGGCGGCGCGTACGGACTCGCTGGCCTTGGCCACGGGTAGCGCCATCTTTACCCTGCGCCACCCCATCGACCTGGCCAAGGCGGCCGCCAGCATCGACCAGCTGTCGGGAGGACGCCTGGTGCTGGGCACGGCGTCGGGCGACCGCGCCAGCGAATTTCCCGCGTATGGCGTGCCGTACGCCACGCGCGGCGAGCGCTATGCGCAGGCCGTGCAGCTGTTCCGCCAGTTGCTGCGCGCCGGCCCCGCCAGCGTCAAAGGCCCGCTGGGCAGCATCGAGGGCCTGGAACTGCTGCCCAAGCCCGTGGCGGGCGCCATTCCCCTGGTCGTCACCAGTTCCTCGGGCCAGCCTTTGGCATGGATAGGGCGCCATGCGGACGGCTGGCTGACGTATCCGGAAGCGACGGATACGCCGGAAGGGCCGCGCCGGCTGGCGGACAAGATCCGCGCCTGGCGCCGGTGCATCCCGGATGGCGGCTTCCGCCCCCACATGTGCAATGAGTGGCTGGACTTGGTGGACGACCCCGACTACCCGCGCACGCCCGTTCGCAGCGGCTATGTGCTGCGCACGGGGCGCAAGGGCTTGATCGATTTGCTCGGTGAATGGCGCGAAGCGGGTGTCAACCATGCGGCGCTGGGCATCCAGCATGGCCAGCGCCCGGCCGCGGAAGTGCTGCAGGAACTGGCGCAGGAAGTGCTGCCGCATTTTCCCTCGCATGCGGCGCCGCCCAGCGCCGTGCCGCGTTGGTGA
- a CDS encoding DUF445 domain-containing protein, which yields MQRSPDLIAQLDQSTDQLKRARLRNMQWLAVGLLLLAALVFAVARSQRDGHPAWGYVEAFAEAAMVGAIADWFAVVALFRHPLGIPLWHTAIIPNSKADIGRSLGAFVENHFITEQGIAERIAQADPAARLGAWLGDESHARQLGMASASVARQLLAMANHQQLGRLLREQASNYLGQLNVSDVAADCIDALIADGKPQELLDFLLDRSAAYLDDETHHAAIGDFVLGAFQIENALVKKAVKAYEPRMIASLQKFALAVRVDPQHPLRQRIAGWIADSALHLKADPQWQETVRRYQLQLIASDTVQAMLGDVWKHLSTRLLTELHADQPLLAQAIASLARNTGKVLETDKAARAWLNDAIVAGSGSLVRRYRGEVGAFIAARLDLWSKDEMSERIELAIGRDLQFIRINGTIVGGLAGLLIYAASHAF from the coding sequence ATGCAACGTTCCCCCGACCTCATCGCACAACTGGACCAGAGCACGGACCAGCTCAAGCGCGCGCGCCTGCGCAACATGCAGTGGCTGGCCGTCGGCTTGCTGCTGCTGGCCGCGCTGGTCTTCGCCGTGGCCCGCTCGCAGCGGGACGGCCACCCCGCCTGGGGCTATGTGGAAGCATTCGCCGAAGCGGCCATGGTGGGGGCGATCGCCGACTGGTTCGCCGTCGTCGCCCTGTTCCGCCACCCGCTGGGCATCCCCCTGTGGCATACGGCCATCATCCCGAACAGCAAGGCCGACATCGGCCGCAGCCTGGGCGCCTTCGTGGAAAACCATTTCATTACCGAACAAGGCATCGCCGAACGCATCGCGCAAGCCGATCCCGCCGCGCGCCTGGGCGCCTGGCTCGGTGACGAGAGCCACGCCCGGCAGCTGGGCATGGCCAGCGCCAGCGTCGCCAGACAGCTGCTGGCGATGGCCAACCACCAGCAACTGGGGCGATTGCTGCGCGAGCAAGCCAGCAACTACCTGGGACAATTGAATGTATCGGACGTGGCGGCCGACTGCATCGATGCGCTGATCGCCGACGGCAAGCCGCAGGAACTGCTGGACTTCCTGCTCGACCGCAGCGCCGCCTACCTCGACGACGAGACGCATCACGCGGCCATCGGCGACTTCGTGCTGGGCGCTTTCCAGATCGAGAACGCACTCGTGAAAAAGGCCGTGAAAGCGTATGAACCGCGCATGATCGCCTCGCTGCAAAAATTCGCCCTCGCCGTGCGCGTCGATCCGCAGCACCCGCTGCGCCAGCGCATCGCCGGCTGGATCGCCGACAGCGCCCTGCACCTGAAGGCCGACCCGCAGTGGCAGGAAACCGTGCGCCGCTACCAGCTGCAACTGATCGCCAGCGATACCGTGCAAGCCATGCTGGGCGACGTCTGGAAGCACCTCAGCACGCGCCTGCTGACCGAACTGCACGCGGACCAGCCCTTGCTGGCGCAAGCCATCGCCAGCCTGGCACGCAACACGGGCAAGGTGCTGGAAACGGACAAAGCTGCGCGGGCATGGCTGAACGACGCCATCGTCGCCGGCAGCGGCTCGCTGGTGCGCCGCTACCGGGGGGAGGTGGGCGCCTTCATCGCCGCCCGCCTGGACTTGTGGAGCAAGGATGAAATGAGCGAGCGCATCGAACTGGCCATCGGGCGCGACCTGCAATTCATCCGCATCAACGGCACCATCGTGGGCGGCCTGGCCGGCTTGCTGATTTACGCCGCCAGCCACGCGTTTTAA
- a CDS encoding amino acid permease has product MSLFRTKNLDDMIAHSKKPGGLAKVLGPFDLVLMGIGAIVGTGIFVLTGTGALTAGPALSLSFVVAAVACCFAALCYAEFASTVPVAGSIYTYSYATLGELAAWMIGWDLLLEYGLAAAAVSVGWSGYFQSLLSGFGIALPVALTAAPGALPGVTTFINLPALVIMLALTAMLGWGVRESARLNNIMVAIKVGVVLLFIIFGARHVQPANWQPYMPFGYHGMLSAAALVFFAFIGFDAVTSAAEEVKKPSRDLPIGIIGSLAVCAVLYVVVSAIMTGIVPYQKFLGVDHPVSLALQYAGENWIAGFVDLGAILGMTTVILVMAFGQTRIIFAMSRDGLLPKRLSTVHPRFHTPFFATWLVGIVFGLIAAVIPLNILAELINIGTLAAFTMVSIAVVVLRKKRPDLPRAFRCPGVPYVPALAVILCVGLMTFLSWVTWLAFSIWLVIGLVIYFGYARRRSLLHPQQ; this is encoded by the coding sequence GTGAGCTTATTTAGAACCAAGAATTTGGATGACATGATCGCCCACAGCAAGAAACCGGGAGGCCTGGCGAAAGTGCTGGGGCCCTTCGACCTTGTCCTCATGGGCATCGGCGCCATCGTCGGCACGGGCATTTTCGTGCTCACCGGCACGGGCGCGCTGACGGCCGGCCCCGCGCTGTCGCTGTCGTTTGTCGTGGCGGCCGTCGCCTGCTGCTTCGCCGCCCTGTGCTACGCGGAATTCGCTTCCACCGTGCCCGTGGCAGGCTCCATCTACACGTACAGCTATGCCACCCTGGGCGAGCTGGCCGCCTGGATGATAGGCTGGGACTTGCTGCTCGAATACGGCCTGGCCGCCGCCGCCGTCTCCGTCGGCTGGTCCGGCTATTTCCAGTCGCTGCTGTCGGGCTTTGGCATCGCCCTGCCCGTGGCCCTGACTGCCGCACCGGGTGCCCTGCCCGGCGTGACCACCTTCATCAACCTGCCGGCCCTCGTCATCATGCTGGCCCTGACGGCCATGCTGGGCTGGGGCGTGCGCGAATCGGCGCGCCTGAACAACATCATGGTGGCCATCAAGGTGGGCGTGGTGCTGCTGTTCATCATTTTCGGCGCGCGCCACGTGCAGCCAGCCAACTGGCAGCCCTACATGCCGTTCGGCTACCACGGCATGCTGAGCGCGGCCGCCCTCGTCTTCTTCGCCTTCATCGGCTTCGACGCCGTCACCTCTGCCGCAGAGGAAGTCAAGAAACCGTCGCGCGACCTGCCGATCGGCATCATCGGTTCCCTGGCCGTGTGCGCCGTGCTGTACGTGGTCGTCTCGGCCATCATGACGGGCATCGTGCCGTACCAAAAATTCCTCGGCGTCGACCATCCCGTCTCGCTGGCCCTGCAGTATGCAGGCGAAAACTGGATCGCCGGCTTCGTCGACCTGGGCGCCATCCTCGGCATGACCACCGTGATCCTCGTGATGGCTTTCGGCCAGACGCGCATCATCTTCGCCATGTCGCGCGACGGCTTGCTGCCCAAGCGCCTGTCGACCGTGCACCCGCGCTTCCACACGCCGTTCTTCGCCACCTGGCTGGTCGGCATCGTCTTCGGCCTGATCGCCGCCGTGATCCCGCTCAACATCCTCGCCGAACTGATCAACATTGGTACTTTGGCCGCCTTCACCATGGTCTCGATTGCCGTGGTGGTGCTGCGCAAGAAGCGCCCGGACCTGCCGCGCGCCTTCCGCTGCCCCGGCGTGCCCTACGTGCCGGCGCTGGCCGTGATCCTGTGCGTGGGTCTGATGACCTTCCTCAGCTGGGTCACCTGGCTGGCCTTTTCCATCTGGCTGGTGATCGGCCTGGTCATCTACTTCGGCTACGCGCGCCGCCGTTCGCTGCTGCACCCGCAACAGTAA
- a CDS encoding MFS transporter: MHDTSHKAPVWAMRYLLFIAGMGGLLYGIDIGIIAGALPYLESTASVAWKLTAQQLSFIVAAVLLGSVLSSLFAGALADIIGRRWVMFLAGALFSASIPLIALADGYTPLLLGRLLQGISGGLIGVVVPLYLAECLPAQQRGRGAALFQLLLTIGLVAAALIGLLQAQTVETATQAAQALPEAGRIAAIFTAKDQAWRSIFWVCLTPGLVFTVGALLLAESPRWLAQRGRIEQARQSLLRTRLPAAADIELREMQDTPENTAKASGKAKDPLLSRRYVLPFLLACLILACTQATGINSILAYVVNILNQAGLSGASANMADVLLKVLNAVMTVVAVLLVDRKGRKFLLMLGTGGIVVSLLAAGLLFRSAEAHLADVRPAIAAQVQADALRLNLDAAALTALGAAADGTPQQLTIAYAYGPFTNVKSLRSDDPVLRQVTIARDDAVQPDSVIGVFFRKLHLNPFADPAAGREAPLRIEKASLGPVPSSTHGWLVAIAICVFVSSFAVGPGVCVWLALSELMPTRIRSNGMSIALLVNQFVSTVIAAIFLPTVGLHGYSTLFFFGAGCTVLYFLAAAFLLPETKGKTLEEIEAHFAK; the protein is encoded by the coding sequence ATGCACGACACGTCACACAAGGCCCCCGTGTGGGCCATGCGCTACCTGCTATTTATTGCCGGCATGGGGGGATTGCTGTACGGCATAGACATCGGCATCATCGCCGGCGCCCTGCCCTATCTGGAATCGACGGCCTCGGTGGCCTGGAAACTGACGGCCCAACAGCTGAGCTTTATCGTCGCCGCCGTGCTATTGGGTTCGGTTCTGTCGTCGCTGTTCGCCGGTGCCCTGGCCGATATCATCGGCCGGCGCTGGGTGATGTTCCTGGCCGGCGCCCTGTTCAGCGCCAGCATCCCGCTGATCGCCCTGGCCGACGGCTACACGCCGCTGCTGCTGGGCCGTCTGCTGCAAGGCATCAGCGGCGGCTTGATCGGCGTCGTCGTGCCCCTGTACCTGGCCGAATGCCTGCCCGCGCAACAGCGTGGACGCGGCGCCGCCCTGTTCCAGCTGCTGCTGACCATCGGCCTGGTGGCCGCCGCCCTGATCGGCCTGCTGCAGGCGCAGACGGTGGAAACGGCCACGCAGGCGGCGCAGGCGTTGCCGGAAGCGGGCCGCATCGCCGCCATCTTCACGGCCAAGGACCAGGCCTGGCGCAGCATCTTCTGGGTCTGTCTGACGCCGGGCCTCGTGTTTACCGTCGGCGCCCTGCTGCTGGCCGAGTCGCCGCGCTGGCTGGCGCAACGGGGCCGCATCGAGCAGGCGCGCCAGTCGCTGCTGCGCACACGCCTGCCCGCCGCCGCCGACATCGAGCTGCGCGAAATGCAGGACACGCCGGAAAATACGGCCAAGGCCAGCGGCAAGGCGAAGGATCCGCTGCTGAGCCGCCGCTACGTGCTGCCTTTCCTGCTCGCTTGCCTGATCCTCGCCTGCACGCAGGCGACGGGCATCAATTCCATCCTCGCCTATGTCGTCAATATTTTGAACCAGGCGGGCCTGTCGGGCGCCTCGGCCAATATGGCCGACGTGCTGCTGAAAGTGCTCAATGCCGTGATGACGGTGGTGGCCGTGCTGCTGGTGGACCGCAAGGGCCGCAAGTTCCTGCTGATGCTGGGCACGGGCGGCATCGTCGTCTCGCTGCTGGCGGCCGGCTTGCTGTTCCGCAGCGCCGAAGCCCACCTGGCCGACGTACGCCCCGCCATCGCCGCCCAGGTACAAGCCGATGCTCTGCGCCTGAACCTCGATGCGGCCGCCTTGACGGCCCTGGGCGCGGCGGCCGACGGCACGCCGCAGCAGCTGACCATCGCCTACGCCTACGGCCCGTTCACGAACGTGAAAAGCCTGCGCAGCGACGATCCCGTGCTGCGCCAGGTGACCATCGCCCGCGACGACGCCGTGCAGCCTGACAGCGTGATCGGCGTGTTCTTCCGCAAGCTGCACCTCAATCCGTTTGCCGACCCGGCCGCCGGGCGCGAGGCGCCGCTGCGCATCGAGAAGGCCAGCCTGGGCCCCGTGCCCTCGTCCACGCACGGCTGGCTGGTGGCGATTGCCATCTGCGTGTTCGTGTCCAGCTTCGCCGTGGGACCGGGCGTGTGCGTGTGGCTGGCCCTGTCCGAGCTGATGCCGACGCGCATCCGCTCGAACGGCATGAGCATCGCCCTGCTGGTGAACCAGTTCGTCTCGACGGTGATCGCCGCCATCTTCCTGCCAACCGTGGGTTTGCACGGCTATTCGACCCTGTTCTTCTTCGGCGCCGGCTGCACAGTGCTGTACTTCCTGGCGGCGGCCTTCCTGCTGCCGGAAACCAAGGGCAAGACGCTGGAGGAAATTGAAGCGCACTTTGCCAAATAA
- a CDS encoding N-acetylglucosamine-6-phosphate deacetylase, translating to MLSGRILTPSGWITGTITFDQRIVQIQEDPAADSALTILPGFIDLHVHGAAGVDIMEGGNAGATVAQVHARHGTTALLGTTLTAKEPSILHALQGLAGVIAERPANGARMLGVHLEGPFLNLHRLGAQPPDVVQASLALVQRFHAIAPIKVLTMAPEIPGHLELIPQLAAMGIRVQIGHSAGTYDEGVAALNAGVSGFTHLYNGMTGMTHYDPGMVGAALAHAEYAEIIPDLQHVAKGALRAALRAIPRLYGVTDATSATGMPDGEYGLGTQRVYKCLGCVRLATGSLAGSVLTMDQALRNFVDLGLDLADASNRLSLYPADYLGESERGRLAPGAWADIVVLDSTLQPVSVFVEGAAIDLSTR from the coding sequence ATGCTGAGCGGCAGAATCCTTACCCCATCTGGCTGGATCACGGGCACCATCACCTTTGACCAGCGCATCGTCCAGATACAAGAAGACCCTGCCGCCGACAGCGCGCTGACCATTTTGCCCGGCTTCATCGACCTGCACGTGCATGGCGCGGCCGGCGTCGACATCATGGAAGGCGGGAACGCGGGCGCCACCGTGGCGCAGGTGCATGCGCGCCATGGCACCACGGCCCTGCTGGGCACCACCCTGACGGCGAAAGAGCCGTCGATCCTGCACGCCCTGCAAGGCCTGGCCGGCGTCATCGCCGAGCGCCCTGCCAACGGCGCGCGCATGCTGGGCGTGCACCTGGAAGGCCCGTTTTTGAATTTGCACCGCCTGGGCGCGCAGCCGCCCGACGTGGTGCAGGCCAGCCTGGCGCTGGTGCAGCGCTTCCACGCCATCGCGCCCATCAAGGTCTTGACCATGGCGCCGGAAATCCCCGGCCACCTGGAACTGATCCCGCAACTGGCGGCGATGGGCATCCGCGTGCAGATCGGCCACAGCGCCGGCACGTATGACGAAGGCGTGGCCGCGCTGAATGCCGGCGTCTCCGGCTTTACCCACCTGTACAACGGCATGACGGGCATGACCCACTACGACCCGGGCATGGTGGGCGCGGCGCTGGCGCATGCCGAATACGCGGAAATCATCCCCGACCTGCAGCACGTGGCCAAGGGCGCCCTGCGCGCGGCCCTGCGCGCCATTCCGCGCCTGTACGGCGTGACGGACGCCACCTCGGCCACCGGCATGCCCGATGGCGAATACGGCCTGGGTACGCAGCGCGTCTACAAATGCCTGGGCTGCGTGCGCCTGGCCACAGGTTCCCTGGCCGGCAGCGTGCTGACCATGGACCAGGCCCTGCGCAATTTCGTCGACCTGGGCCTGGACCTGGCCGACGCCTCGAACCGCTTGTCGCTGTACCCGGCCGACTACCTGGGCGAGTCCGAACGGGGCCGCCTGGCGCCGGGCGCCTGGGCCGATATCGTCGTCCTCGATTCCACACTACAGCCAGTGTCCGTCTTCGTCGAAGGCGCGGCCATCGATCTTTCCACCCGCTAG
- a CDS encoding DeoR family transcriptional regulator, whose protein sequence is MRNTSQRRESILQMLAQQGSVQVTDLVEKLGVSAVTIRSDLNALEAQGMATRSHGGATLTRTPPPEHTIRQKDAINHEQKERIGAYAARLVEPGDNIIIDSGTTTISLARHLRDATGVTVATNGLNIAWELADAPGVDLILTGGLLRKQSLSIQGSQAETCLQAYSFDKLFLGVDGFDLQFGVTTHHEAEASLNHKMVERAKKIIVLTDASKFGRVSLHRIVQLDRVDTVITDASISQEYREGLQKLGIELFIAE, encoded by the coding sequence ATGCGAAATACCAGCCAACGCCGTGAATCCATCCTCCAAATGCTTGCCCAGCAGGGCTCGGTGCAGGTGACCGATCTGGTGGAAAAGCTCGGCGTGTCCGCGGTCACCATCCGCAGCGACTTGAATGCGCTGGAAGCGCAAGGCATGGCCACGCGCAGCCACGGCGGCGCGACCCTCACGCGCACGCCGCCGCCTGAACACACGATACGCCAGAAGGACGCCATCAACCACGAGCAGAAGGAGCGCATCGGCGCCTATGCGGCGCGGCTGGTGGAACCTGGCGACAACATCATCATCGACTCGGGCACCACCACCATCTCGCTGGCGCGCCATTTGCGCGATGCGACCGGCGTGACGGTGGCGACGAATGGCCTGAACATCGCGTGGGAACTGGCCGACGCGCCCGGCGTGGACCTGATCCTGACGGGCGGCCTGCTGCGCAAGCAGTCGCTGTCGATCCAGGGCAGCCAGGCCGAAACCTGTCTGCAGGCCTACAGCTTCGACAAGCTGTTTCTGGGCGTCGACGGTTTCGACCTGCAGTTTGGCGTGACCACCCACCACGAAGCGGAAGCAAGCCTGAACCACAAGATGGTGGAACGGGCCAAGAAAATCATCGTCCTCACGGACGCCTCCAAGTTCGGCCGCGTCAGCCTGCACCGCATCGTGCAGCTGGACCGGGTCGATACCGTCATCACCGATGCCAGCATCAGCCAGGAGTACCGCGAAGGGCTGCAAAAGCTGGGCATCGAACTTTTTATAGCGGAATAA
- a CDS encoding D-tagatose-bisphosphate aldolase, class II, non-catalytic subunit translates to MKQAENPTFTLSPIQQVIKAHRRGERVGLYAVCCSHPSVLRAAMRVASEYDTVLLVEATSNQVDQFGGYTGMTPAVFRDTMLALAREQGFPASRLVLGGDHLGPNAWQHLDAATAMNHAETLIAAYAAAGFHKIHLDCSMRCADDPLQLDDETVAARSARLCIVAEEAAAAAGFAPPVYVIGTEVPIPGGEASLAQAGAVTSPQAARRTLDVHRRAFLENELHGAWRRVIAMVVQPGVDFDQSSIQHYDADAATELSAFVAEQPGLVFEAHSTDYQRESALHAMVRDHFAILKVGPAATFALREALFALCQIEEELLPAHATSQLMQVLDDVMVAKPKNWIKHYLGTPDEQRLMRRYGLSDRCRYYWGEPEVAAAVAKLLANLDTVAIPLPLLSQHLPEQYLAVVQGSLPVQAPALIEHKIGSLLAQYARACNRNAAVPVIAEAAIC, encoded by the coding sequence ATGAAGCAAGCGGAAAACCCGACTTTTACCCTGTCCCCGATCCAGCAAGTGATCAAGGCGCACCGCCGCGGCGAGCGAGTGGGACTGTACGCCGTCTGCTGCAGCCACCCGAGCGTGCTGCGCGCCGCCATGCGCGTGGCCAGCGAGTACGACACCGTGCTGCTGGTCGAGGCGACGTCGAACCAGGTCGACCAGTTCGGCGGCTACACGGGCATGACCCCGGCCGTTTTCCGCGACACCATGCTGGCACTGGCCCGCGAACAGGGTTTCCCCGCAAGCCGCCTCGTGCTGGGCGGCGACCATCTGGGCCCGAACGCCTGGCAGCACCTCGATGCGGCCACCGCCATGAACCACGCCGAAACCCTGATCGCCGCGTATGCGGCCGCCGGCTTCCATAAAATCCACCTCGATTGCAGCATGCGCTGCGCCGACGACCCGTTGCAGCTCGACGATGAGACCGTGGCCGCCCGTTCGGCGCGCCTGTGCATCGTCGCCGAGGAAGCGGCGGCCGCCGCCGGCTTCGCGCCGCCCGTCTACGTGATCGGCACGGAAGTGCCGATTCCCGGCGGCGAAGCGTCGCTGGCGCAGGCTGGCGCCGTCACCAGTCCGCAGGCCGCGCGCCGCACCCTCGACGTGCACCGCCGCGCGTTTCTGGAAAACGAGCTGCATGGCGCCTGGCGCCGGGTCATCGCCATGGTGGTGCAGCCTGGCGTCGATTTCGACCAGAGCAGCATCCAGCATTACGACGCCGATGCCGCCACCGAGCTGTCGGCCTTTGTCGCCGAGCAGCCTGGCCTCGTGTTCGAAGCCCATTCCACCGACTACCAGCGCGAGTCCGCCCTGCACGCCATGGTGCGCGACCATTTCGCCATCCTGAAAGTGGGTCCTGCCGCCACCTTCGCCCTGCGCGAAGCGCTGTTCGCCCTGTGCCAGATCGAGGAAGAACTGCTGCCGGCGCACGCCACCTCGCAACTGATGCAGGTGCTCGACGACGTGATGGTGGCCAAGCCGAAGAACTGGATCAAGCATTACCTGGGCACGCCGGACGAGCAGCGATTGATGCGCCGCTACGGCTTGAGCGACCGTTGCCGCTATTACTGGGGCGAACCGGAAGTGGCGGCCGCCGTCGCCAAGCTGCTGGCCAACCTGGACACGGTGGCCATTCCGCTGCCGCTGTTGAGCCAGCATTTGCCGGAGCAGTACCTGGCCGTGGTGCAGGGCAGCCTGCCAGTTCAGGCGCCGGCCTTGATCGAGCACAAGATCGGCAGCTTGCTGGCGCAATATGCGCGCGCCTGCAACCGCAATGCGGCAGTCCCCGTCATTGCCGAAGCGGCAATCTGTTAA
- a CDS encoding ROK family protein — MTNSNPTAGYHGIDIGGSKMELVAFADRDGALAEVFRERVATPGDDFAAFVQAIVDLVARGDAALGTTAPVGIGLPGVIDSASGRQLSSNVPALNGRLVAQNLQQALQRPVAIGNDCQCFALSEAQGGAADNAASMFGAILGTGAGGGYCVGGQLLRGFNGVAGEWGHWSLPATLMAQHGLADYPCPCGKAGCLERYVSGPAMRKIHAHFGGDGAEPLAIVARANMGDAVAQRTVAVHLDVLGHALAGLVLAYDPHVIVLGGGLSKLPHLYDKLPAAVKRHLFPGVHVPPILPPRFGDAGGARGAALLIRQHTKA; from the coding sequence ATGACCAATTCTAATCCCACCGCCGGCTACCACGGCATCGACATCGGCGGCAGCAAGATGGAGCTGGTCGCCTTCGCCGACCGCGATGGCGCGCTGGCGGAAGTGTTCCGCGAACGGGTGGCCACGCCGGGCGACGATTTTGCCGCCTTCGTGCAAGCCATCGTCGACCTGGTGGCGCGCGGCGACGCGGCACTGGGCACGACGGCACCCGTCGGCATCGGCTTGCCCGGCGTGATCGACAGCGCCAGCGGCCGACAGCTCAGTTCCAACGTGCCGGCCCTGAATGGCCGCCTCGTGGCGCAAAACCTGCAGCAGGCCTTGCAGCGTCCTGTCGCCATCGGCAACGATTGCCAGTGTTTCGCCCTGTCGGAAGCGCAAGGAGGCGCGGCCGACAATGCCGCCAGCATGTTCGGCGCCATTCTCGGCACGGGCGCTGGCGGCGGCTATTGCGTGGGCGGCCAGCTGCTGCGCGGCTTTAACGGCGTGGCCGGCGAATGGGGCCACTGGAGCCTGCCCGCCACCCTGATGGCGCAGCACGGCCTGGCCGATTACCCCTGCCCGTGCGGCAAGGCGGGCTGCCTGGAACGCTATGTCTCCGGCCCCGCCATGCGCAAAATCCACGCCCACTTTGGCGGCGACGGCGCAGAGCCTCTGGCGATCGTGGCGCGCGCCAACATGGGCGACGCCGTGGCCCAGCGCACGGTGGCCGTGCACCTCGATGTGCTGGGCCACGCGCTGGCCGGCCTGGTGCTGGCCTACGACCCGCACGTGATCGTGCTTGGCGGCGGCTTGTCCAAGCTGCCGCACCTGTACGACAAGCTGCCGGCCGCCGTCAAGCGCCATCTGTTCCCCGGCGTGCACGTGCCGCCGATACTGCCGCCCCGCTTTGGCGACGCCGGCGGCGCGCGCGGCGCGGCCCTCCTGATCCGACAACATACGAAGGCGTAA